From a single Phalacrocorax aristotelis chromosome 1, bGulAri2.1, whole genome shotgun sequence genomic region:
- the LOC142051914 gene encoding store-operated calcium entry regulator STIMATE-like isoform X2, with protein sequence MGSAVVGGSSSPEPAGPVPVKRFKEPKEERRPWRIWFYDTSKQAIGALFIHFANIFLSDLTEEDPCSLYLINFILDATLGMLLIWLGVKAVSWIVQRKKSMYLVFGEYGDPPQAAAWIGQCILYLLIMVFEKTVISLVLLIPGWTKLQQILLGYIANPQLELVLVMFVVPFIVNAIMFWVVDSLIMRKYKQKNTLDISGSIETPRTRRTGESQMMWLGGCPTRGSVCIMQTLQADGSQLAQKSLLVASSLKLATERVLLSPDMDFDQSESDQDIPGLQGTNQNMKQPSYEVVI encoded by the exons ATGGGCAGCGCCGTGGTTGGTGGCTCCAGCTCCCCGGAGCCGGCGGGTCCGGTGCCAG taaaaCGATTTAAGGAACCAAAGGAAGAGAGGCGTCCCTGGAGGATATG GTTTTATGATACCTCCAAGCAAGCAATAGGTGCCCTCTTCATCCACTTTGccaatatttttctgtcagatCTCACTGAAGAGGACCCTTGCTCTCT ATACCTTATCAATTTCATCCTTGATGCCACACTGGGAATGCTGCTGATCTGGCTTGGTGTGAAAGCTGTCTCCTGGATCGTGCAGCGTAAGAAGTCCATGTACCTGGTCTTCGGAGAATATG GTGACCCTCCACAAGCTGCTGCCTGGATTGGCCAGTGTATCCTCTACTTGCTGATAATGGTTTTCGAGAAGACTGTGATTAGCCTAGTCCTGCTTATCCCTGGTTGGACAAAG cTTCAGCAGATCCTCCTGGGTTACATCGCAAACCCCCAGCTGGAGCTTGTCCTGGTCATGTTTGTTGTGCCTTTTATAGTCAAT GCCATTATGTTCTGGGTTGTGGATAGCTTGATCATGAGGAAATATAAACAGAAGAACACCCTGGACATCAGTGGATCCATAGAAACTCCTCGGACTAGGAGGACTGGGGAATCTCAG atgATGTGGCTTGGAGGATGCCCCACGCGTGGCTCTGTCTGCATCATGCAAACGCTCCAGGCCGATGGCAGCCAGTTAGCTCAAAAGAGCCTGTTGGTAGCTTCAAGTCTGAAGTTAGCTACTGAGAGA GTGTTACTCTCTCCAGACATGGATTTTGATCAGTCTGAAAGCGACCAGGATATTCCAGGACTCCAGGGAACAAACCAGAACATGAAGCAGCCCAGCTATGAAGTGGTCATCTGA
- the LOC142051914 gene encoding store-operated calcium entry regulator STIMATE-like isoform X1 yields MAAPRPAHGCGSGALLGRFGVLLQALLALCAFSTLMLKRFKEPKEERRPWRIWFYDTSKQAIGALFIHFANIFLSDLTEEDPCSLYLINFILDATLGMLLIWLGVKAVSWIVQRKKSMYLVFGEYGDPPQAAAWIGQCILYLLIMVFEKTVISLVLLIPGWTKLQQILLGYIANPQLELVLVMFVVPFIVNAIMFWVVDSLIMRKYKQKNTLDISGSIETPRTRRTGESQMMWLGGCPTRGSVCIMQTLQADGSQLAQKSLLVASSLKLATERVLLSPDMDFDQSESDQDIPGLQGTNQNMKQPSYEVVI; encoded by the exons atggccgccccccgcccggcgcACGGCTGCGGCAGCGGCGCGCTGCTCGGCCGCTTCGGCGTGTTGCTGCAGGCGCTGCTGGCCCTCTGCGCCTTCAGCACCCTCATGC taaaaCGATTTAAGGAACCAAAGGAAGAGAGGCGTCCCTGGAGGATATG GTTTTATGATACCTCCAAGCAAGCAATAGGTGCCCTCTTCATCCACTTTGccaatatttttctgtcagatCTCACTGAAGAGGACCCTTGCTCTCT ATACCTTATCAATTTCATCCTTGATGCCACACTGGGAATGCTGCTGATCTGGCTTGGTGTGAAAGCTGTCTCCTGGATCGTGCAGCGTAAGAAGTCCATGTACCTGGTCTTCGGAGAATATG GTGACCCTCCACAAGCTGCTGCCTGGATTGGCCAGTGTATCCTCTACTTGCTGATAATGGTTTTCGAGAAGACTGTGATTAGCCTAGTCCTGCTTATCCCTGGTTGGACAAAG cTTCAGCAGATCCTCCTGGGTTACATCGCAAACCCCCAGCTGGAGCTTGTCCTGGTCATGTTTGTTGTGCCTTTTATAGTCAAT GCCATTATGTTCTGGGTTGTGGATAGCTTGATCATGAGGAAATATAAACAGAAGAACACCCTGGACATCAGTGGATCCATAGAAACTCCTCGGACTAGGAGGACTGGGGAATCTCAG atgATGTGGCTTGGAGGATGCCCCACGCGTGGCTCTGTCTGCATCATGCAAACGCTCCAGGCCGATGGCAGCCAGTTAGCTCAAAAGAGCCTGTTGGTAGCTTCAAGTCTGAAGTTAGCTACTGAGAGA GTGTTACTCTCTCCAGACATGGATTTTGATCAGTCTGAAAGCGACCAGGATATTCCAGGACTCCAGGGAACAAACCAGAACATGAAGCAGCCCAGCTATGAAGTGGTCATCTGA
- the LOC142051914 gene encoding store-operated calcium entry regulator STIMATE-like isoform X3, with product MAAPRPAHGCGSGALLGRFGVLLQALLALCAFSTLMLKRFKEPKEERRPWRIWFYDTSKQAIGALFIHFANIFLSDLTEEDPCSLYLINFILDATLGMLLIWLGVKAVSWIVQRKKSMYLVFGEYGDPPQAAAWIGQCILYLLIMVFEKTVISLVLLIPGWTKLQQILLGYIANPQLELVLVMFVVPFIVNAIMFWVVDSLIMRKYKQKNTLDISGSIETPRTRRTGESQVLLSPDMDFDQSESDQDIPGLQGTNQNMKQPSYEVVI from the exons atggccgccccccgcccggcgcACGGCTGCGGCAGCGGCGCGCTGCTCGGCCGCTTCGGCGTGTTGCTGCAGGCGCTGCTGGCCCTCTGCGCCTTCAGCACCCTCATGC taaaaCGATTTAAGGAACCAAAGGAAGAGAGGCGTCCCTGGAGGATATG GTTTTATGATACCTCCAAGCAAGCAATAGGTGCCCTCTTCATCCACTTTGccaatatttttctgtcagatCTCACTGAAGAGGACCCTTGCTCTCT ATACCTTATCAATTTCATCCTTGATGCCACACTGGGAATGCTGCTGATCTGGCTTGGTGTGAAAGCTGTCTCCTGGATCGTGCAGCGTAAGAAGTCCATGTACCTGGTCTTCGGAGAATATG GTGACCCTCCACAAGCTGCTGCCTGGATTGGCCAGTGTATCCTCTACTTGCTGATAATGGTTTTCGAGAAGACTGTGATTAGCCTAGTCCTGCTTATCCCTGGTTGGACAAAG cTTCAGCAGATCCTCCTGGGTTACATCGCAAACCCCCAGCTGGAGCTTGTCCTGGTCATGTTTGTTGTGCCTTTTATAGTCAAT GCCATTATGTTCTGGGTTGTGGATAGCTTGATCATGAGGAAATATAAACAGAAGAACACCCTGGACATCAGTGGATCCATAGAAACTCCTCGGACTAGGAGGACTGGGGAATCTCAG GTGTTACTCTCTCCAGACATGGATTTTGATCAGTCTGAAAGCGACCAGGATATTCCAGGACTCCAGGGAACAAACCAGAACATGAAGCAGCCCAGCTATGAAGTGGTCATCTGA
- the LOC142051914 gene encoding store-operated calcium entry regulator STIMATE-like isoform X4, protein MGSAVVGGSSSPEPAGPVPVKRFKEPKEERRPWRIWFYDTSKQAIGALFIHFANIFLSDLTEEDPCSLYLINFILDATLGMLLIWLGVKAVSWIVQRKKSMYLVFGEYGDPPQAAAWIGQCILYLLIMVFEKTVISLVLLIPGWTKLQQILLGYIANPQLELVLVMFVVPFIVNAIMFWVVDSLIMRKYKQKNTLDISGSIETPRTRRTGESQVLLSPDMDFDQSESDQDIPGLQGTNQNMKQPSYEVVI, encoded by the exons ATGGGCAGCGCCGTGGTTGGTGGCTCCAGCTCCCCGGAGCCGGCGGGTCCGGTGCCAG taaaaCGATTTAAGGAACCAAAGGAAGAGAGGCGTCCCTGGAGGATATG GTTTTATGATACCTCCAAGCAAGCAATAGGTGCCCTCTTCATCCACTTTGccaatatttttctgtcagatCTCACTGAAGAGGACCCTTGCTCTCT ATACCTTATCAATTTCATCCTTGATGCCACACTGGGAATGCTGCTGATCTGGCTTGGTGTGAAAGCTGTCTCCTGGATCGTGCAGCGTAAGAAGTCCATGTACCTGGTCTTCGGAGAATATG GTGACCCTCCACAAGCTGCTGCCTGGATTGGCCAGTGTATCCTCTACTTGCTGATAATGGTTTTCGAGAAGACTGTGATTAGCCTAGTCCTGCTTATCCCTGGTTGGACAAAG cTTCAGCAGATCCTCCTGGGTTACATCGCAAACCCCCAGCTGGAGCTTGTCCTGGTCATGTTTGTTGTGCCTTTTATAGTCAAT GCCATTATGTTCTGGGTTGTGGATAGCTTGATCATGAGGAAATATAAACAGAAGAACACCCTGGACATCAGTGGATCCATAGAAACTCCTCGGACTAGGAGGACTGGGGAATCTCAG GTGTTACTCTCTCCAGACATGGATTTTGATCAGTCTGAAAGCGACCAGGATATTCCAGGACTCCAGGGAACAAACCAGAACATGAAGCAGCCCAGCTATGAAGTGGTCATCTGA